Proteins encoded in a region of the Candidatus Methylomirabilota bacterium genome:
- a CDS encoding OPT/YSL family transporter — translation VLTLLPRIFPAREHLIPSPAGLGLAWTFHWYYGLLFFIGAALGWWVQKKHPKLSEEFTFPVASGWIAGESLMGVGLVMWENGPALARKLLGY, via the coding sequence GTCCTCACCCTGCTCCCGAGGATCTTTCCGGCACGGGAGCATCTCATCCCGTCTCCCGCCGGCCTGGGTCTCGCCTGGACCTTTCACTGGTACTACGGCCTGCTCTTCTTCATCGGGGCCGCCCTCGGATGGTGGGTGCAGAAGAAGCACCCGAAATTGTCGGAAGAGTTTACCTTCCCCGTGGCTTCAGGCTGGATAGCCGGCGAAAGCCTGATGGGCGTCGGACTCGTCATGTGGGAAAACGGGCCCGCTCTCGCGCGCAAGCTCCTCGGTTATTGA